The Humulus lupulus chromosome 3, drHumLupu1.1, whole genome shotgun sequence genome window below encodes:
- the LOC133823193 gene encoding myosin-1-like isoform X2 encodes MGSPTSDQFGKFGDAKLGYSNITSSSIPENSDSGDVAIDNSVGSIDQVNEDSPYGMNVVSVEDRPSSGDEDSDPVAPPVPSVSASHSEHRWGDTNSYVAKKKLQSWFQRPNGKWELAKILSILGTESVIALPDEKVLKVQTESLVPSNLDILDGVDDLMHTKARPMLVVINPFKKVSLYGNEYLDAYKRKTNDTPHVYAITDTTIREMIRDEVNQSIIIRVAWDMAAEICLSQLPPLVEDPTAEFQVHL; translated from the exons ATGGGTTCACCGACCTCTGATCAATTTGGGAAGTTTGGTGATGCAAAGTTAGGATACAGTAATATCACCTCATCAAGTATACCTGAAAATAGTGATTCAGGGGATGTGGCTATTGATAATAGTGTTGGAAGCATTGACCAAGTGAATGAGGATTCACCATATGGTATGAACGTAGTTTCAGTTGAAGATAGACCATCAAGTGGTGATGAAGATTCAGACCCTGTAGCTCCACCTGTGCCATCGGTCTCTGCATCTCACAGTGAACACAGGTGGGGTGATACCAACTCGTATGTTGCGAAGAAG AAGCTTCAATCTTGGTTTCAACGCCCAAATGGTAAATGGGAGCTTGCAAAAATATTGTCAATCTTAGGGACCGAATCTGTCATTGCATTGCCTGATGAGAAA GTTTTAAAGGTACAAACTGAAAGTTTGGTCCCATCAAATCTTGATATCCTTGATGGTGTAGATGACCTCATGCAT ACAAAAGCAAGACCAATGTTGGTTGTTATCAATCCATTTAAGAAAGTTTCTTTGTATGGAAATGAATATTTAGACGCATATAAGCGTAAAACAAATGACACCCCACATGTGTATGCCATTACAGACACAACAATCCGGGAAATGATACGAG ATGAAGTAAATCAGTCTATCATCATAAG GGTTGCATGGGACATGGCTGCTGAGATATGCCTTTCTCAGCTTCCGCCATTGGTTGAAGATCCTACTGCAGAGTTCCAAGTGCATCTGTAG
- the LOC133823193 gene encoding myosin-1-like isoform X3, with protein sequence MGSPTSDQFGKFGDAKLGYSNITSSSIPENSDSGDVAIDNSVGSIDQVNEDSPYGMNVVSVEDRPSSGDEDSDPVAPPVPSVSASHSEHRWGDTNSYVAKKKLQSWFQRPNGKWELAKILSILGTESVIALPDEKVLKVQTESLVPSNLDILDGVDDLMHVSNEPSVLYNLQYRYNQNMIYTKARPMLVVINPFKKVSLYGNEYLDAYKRKTNDTPHVYAITDTTIREMIRDEVNQSIIIS encoded by the exons ATGGGTTCACCGACCTCTGATCAATTTGGGAAGTTTGGTGATGCAAAGTTAGGATACAGTAATATCACCTCATCAAGTATACCTGAAAATAGTGATTCAGGGGATGTGGCTATTGATAATAGTGTTGGAAGCATTGACCAAGTGAATGAGGATTCACCATATGGTATGAACGTAGTTTCAGTTGAAGATAGACCATCAAGTGGTGATGAAGATTCAGACCCTGTAGCTCCACCTGTGCCATCGGTCTCTGCATCTCACAGTGAACACAGGTGGGGTGATACCAACTCGTATGTTGCGAAGAAG AAGCTTCAATCTTGGTTTCAACGCCCAAATGGTAAATGGGAGCTTGCAAAAATATTGTCAATCTTAGGGACCGAATCTGTCATTGCATTGCCTGATGAGAAA GTTTTAAAGGTACAAACTGAAAGTTTGGTCCCATCAAATCTTGATATCCTTGATGGTGTAGATGACCTCATGCATGTAAGTAATGAACCATCAGTGTTGTACAATCTCCAATACAGATACAATCAAAATATGATTTAC ACAAAAGCAAGACCAATGTTGGTTGTTATCAATCCATTTAAGAAAGTTTCTTTGTATGGAAATGAATATTTAGACGCATATAAGCGTAAAACAAATGACACCCCACATGTGTATGCCATTACAGACACAACAATCCGGGAAATGATACGAG ATGAAGTAAATCAGTCTATCATCATAAG TTGA
- the LOC133823193 gene encoding myosin-1-like isoform X1: MGSPTSDQFGKFGDAKLGYSNITSSSIPENSDSGDVAIDNSVGSIDQVNEDSPYGMNVVSVEDRPSSGDEDSDPVAPPVPSVSASHSEHRWGDTNSYVAKKKLQSWFQRPNGKWELAKILSILGTESVIALPDEKVLKVQTESLVPSNLDILDGVDDLMHVSNEPSVLYNLQYRYNQNMIYTKARPMLVVINPFKKVSLYGNEYLDAYKRKTNDTPHVYAITDTTIREMIRDEVNQSIIIRVAWDMAAEICLSQLPPLVEDPTAEFQVHL, translated from the exons ATGGGTTCACCGACCTCTGATCAATTTGGGAAGTTTGGTGATGCAAAGTTAGGATACAGTAATATCACCTCATCAAGTATACCTGAAAATAGTGATTCAGGGGATGTGGCTATTGATAATAGTGTTGGAAGCATTGACCAAGTGAATGAGGATTCACCATATGGTATGAACGTAGTTTCAGTTGAAGATAGACCATCAAGTGGTGATGAAGATTCAGACCCTGTAGCTCCACCTGTGCCATCGGTCTCTGCATCTCACAGTGAACACAGGTGGGGTGATACCAACTCGTATGTTGCGAAGAAG AAGCTTCAATCTTGGTTTCAACGCCCAAATGGTAAATGGGAGCTTGCAAAAATATTGTCAATCTTAGGGACCGAATCTGTCATTGCATTGCCTGATGAGAAA GTTTTAAAGGTACAAACTGAAAGTTTGGTCCCATCAAATCTTGATATCCTTGATGGTGTAGATGACCTCATGCATGTAAGTAATGAACCATCAGTGTTGTACAATCTCCAATACAGATACAATCAAAATATGATTTAC ACAAAAGCAAGACCAATGTTGGTTGTTATCAATCCATTTAAGAAAGTTTCTTTGTATGGAAATGAATATTTAGACGCATATAAGCGTAAAACAAATGACACCCCACATGTGTATGCCATTACAGACACAACAATCCGGGAAATGATACGAG ATGAAGTAAATCAGTCTATCATCATAAG GGTTGCATGGGACATGGCTGCTGAGATATGCCTTTCTCAGCTTCCGCCATTGGTTGAAGATCCTACTGCAGAGTTCCAAGTGCATCTGTAG